A genomic stretch from Sphingobacterium sp. ML3W includes:
- the rsgA gene encoding ribosome small subunit-dependent GTPase A — protein sequence MRGLVTKSTGSWYQVLGEDDKRYDCRIKGKFRTKGIKTTNPVAVGDWVHFDVEPDLESAVIRELEPRRNYIIRKSVNLSKQTQIIGANLDQAFLVVTLASPPTSLGFIDRFLVTTEAYGIPAVLIFNKLDLFSDEGLEILADYKAIYERIGYPCYEVSALTGKNIDVVKELLQDKITLVSGHSGVGKSTLINAIVPEYGLKTGEISDWSDKGKHTTTFAEMFDLPFAGKLIDTPGIRELGIVDIEKQELSHFFPEMRALMNQCRFNNCRHINEPGCVIMEAVEEGEIESSRYDSYLSMYHNEDSRA from the coding sequence ATGAGAGGATTGGTAACAAAGTCCACAGGTAGTTGGTATCAGGTTTTGGGCGAAGATGACAAGAGATATGATTGCCGAATCAAAGGAAAATTTCGTACCAAGGGAATTAAAACGACCAACCCTGTGGCTGTAGGAGACTGGGTGCATTTTGATGTGGAGCCAGATCTTGAAAGTGCTGTCATTCGTGAATTGGAACCGCGTCGTAATTATATTATTCGAAAGTCGGTAAACCTCTCCAAACAAACACAGATTATCGGGGCAAACCTAGATCAGGCTTTTTTGGTGGTTACGTTGGCTTCTCCGCCAACATCTTTGGGTTTTATTGACCGTTTTTTGGTGACGACCGAAGCTTATGGAATACCTGCGGTACTTATTTTTAATAAACTCGATCTTTTCAGTGATGAAGGTTTGGAAATATTGGCCGACTATAAGGCTATTTATGAACGAATCGGCTATCCGTGCTATGAGGTATCGGCTTTGACGGGAAAGAATATAGATGTTGTCAAGGAGCTACTTCAGGATAAAATTACATTAGTGTCAGGTCATTCTGGTGTTGGTAAATCTACTTTGATTAATGCTATTGTACCTGAATATGGTTTGAAGACAGGAGAAATTTCGGATTGGTCAGATAAGGGGAAGCACACCACTACATTTGCAGAGATGTTTGACTTACCTTTTGCGGGTAAACTGATTGATACACCCGGTATTCGCGAGTTGGGAATTGTGGATATTGAAAAACAGGAACTGTCCCACTTTTTCCCTGAGATGCGTGCATTGATGAACCAATGCCGGTTCAATAATTGTCGGCATATCAACGAGCCCGGTTGTGTGATTATGGAAGCCGTTGAGGAGGGAGAAAT